Proteins from a genomic interval of Leifsonia shinshuensis:
- the hrpA gene encoding ATP-dependent RNA helicase HrpA translates to MSAPVTLPRIVFPPELPVSQKRDDLARAIRDNQVVIVAGETGSGKTTQLPKICLELGRESIGHTQPRRLAARTIAERIAEELGQSVGELVGYQVRFTDRVSAATRIKLMTDGILLNEIHRDRLLRAYDTIIIDEAHERSLNIDFLLGYLRELLPKRPDLKVIITSATIDPESFAAHFAAADGTPAPIVEVSGRTYPVELRYRPLVAEALEDDEDDPDPVPAADRDYLQGINDALDELSREAPGDVLVFLSGENEIRDAADAIRGRNLPGTEVLPLYGRLSSAEQHRVFQPSTMPGVRRRVVLATNVAETSLTVPGIKYVVDAGTARISRYSTRAKVQRLPIEAISQASANQRSGRSGRTSDGIAIRLYSQEDFEKRPEFTEPEILRTNLAAVILQMISLGLGDIAAFPFLTPPDSRGIKDGLDLLAELGATKASTRSGGIELTRIGRQLARLPIDPRFARMVVESKRHNTSREVMAIVAGLTIQDVRERPVEKRGSADEKHARFVDPTSDFLTLLNLWNYLEEQQRELSSSAFRRLCKAEYLNFLRVREWQDVYRQLRQLARPLELTIGEPSVNPDGIHRSLLAGLLSHIGLKDARESGNKGSARGQRMSEYLGARQTRFVIFPGSALAKKQPNAIMSAELVETSRLFARMNAAIDPAWAEPIAGDLCKRQYSEPHWEKNQGAVVAYERVTLFGVPIIPRRRVQFARIDPQLSRELFIRHALVDGEWDSRQAFDRANRKLLAELRELEERTRRRDILNDDEAVFEFYDARIPADVVSTRSFEGWWKKARNETPDLLTMTPEALLEDDAAGIDEEAFPPVWRQGDQRLTLRYRFEPGAEDDGVTVQVPLPLLAGLVPDGFDWQVPGLRQDLVTAMIKSLPKAIRRQVVPAADWAKRLLGELSSAAGMDAHDGRRPAASLADTLAATISRQTGSRVTGADFDLERLPAHLRPTFQVIGERGRPLARGKDLMALQERLRSRARDSVARVAEARQPDAIERSGLTSWDLDELPRHLDTTQKGPGGTVNTIRAYPALVDDGASVSIRLMSTPAEQARALPGGVRRLLLASIPSPVAYVQQHLTANEKLTLAASPYPNTKALFDDCLLAVIDSVLYRMKPDGQLFMRAEFEAVRDRVSGVVMDSMFETVALVTRILTAARAAEKAIGGTTSLTYLSALNDAKTQLGGLVWADKSAGPGFVSATGLEQLKHLPRYLNGITQRMQALPTNPGRDRAWQTQVETATALYTEAGGRIPPAPHSPENLVHARWMLEEFRVSLFAQSLGTAETVSLQRIRKVLGSP, encoded by the coding sequence ATGTCCGCACCGGTCACCCTCCCCCGCATCGTCTTCCCGCCCGAGCTGCCCGTCAGCCAGAAGCGGGACGACCTCGCGCGCGCCATCCGCGACAACCAGGTCGTGATCGTCGCCGGCGAGACCGGCTCGGGCAAGACGACGCAGCTGCCGAAGATCTGCCTCGAGCTCGGCCGGGAGAGCATCGGCCACACGCAGCCGCGGCGACTCGCAGCGCGCACGATCGCCGAGCGGATCGCGGAGGAGCTGGGCCAGAGCGTCGGCGAGCTGGTCGGCTACCAGGTGCGCTTCACCGACCGGGTGTCGGCCGCAACGCGCATCAAGCTGATGACCGACGGCATCCTGCTCAACGAGATCCACCGCGACCGGCTGCTGCGCGCCTACGACACGATCATCATCGACGAGGCGCACGAGCGCAGCCTCAACATCGACTTCCTGCTCGGCTACCTGCGCGAACTGCTGCCGAAGCGCCCCGACCTCAAGGTGATCATCACCTCCGCCACCATCGACCCGGAGAGCTTCGCCGCGCACTTCGCCGCGGCGGACGGCACGCCGGCGCCGATCGTGGAGGTCTCCGGCCGCACCTACCCGGTCGAGCTGCGCTACCGGCCGCTCGTCGCCGAGGCGCTGGAGGACGACGAGGACGACCCGGATCCGGTGCCTGCCGCCGACCGGGACTATCTGCAGGGCATCAACGACGCGCTCGACGAACTTTCCCGCGAGGCGCCCGGCGACGTTCTCGTCTTCCTCTCCGGCGAGAACGAAATCCGCGACGCCGCCGACGCGATCCGCGGGCGCAACCTGCCGGGCACCGAGGTGCTGCCGCTGTACGGCCGGTTGTCCTCCGCCGAGCAGCACCGGGTCTTCCAGCCGTCCACGATGCCCGGCGTCCGGCGGCGGGTCGTGCTCGCCACCAACGTCGCCGAGACCAGCCTCACCGTGCCGGGCATCAAGTACGTCGTGGACGCCGGAACCGCCCGCATCAGCCGCTACTCGACCCGCGCCAAGGTGCAGCGGCTCCCGATCGAGGCGATCTCGCAGGCGAGCGCCAACCAGCGCTCCGGCCGGTCGGGCCGCACCAGCGACGGCATCGCGATCCGGCTGTACTCGCAGGAGGACTTCGAGAAGCGGCCGGAGTTCACCGAGCCGGAGATCCTGCGCACCAACCTCGCTGCCGTCATCCTGCAGATGATCTCGCTCGGGCTGGGCGACATCGCCGCGTTCCCGTTCCTGACCCCGCCGGACTCGCGCGGCATCAAGGACGGGCTGGACCTGCTGGCGGAGCTGGGGGCGACGAAGGCGTCCACGCGCTCCGGCGGCATCGAGTTGACCCGGATCGGCCGCCAGCTCGCCCGGCTGCCCATCGACCCGCGGTTCGCCCGCATGGTCGTGGAGTCCAAGCGGCACAACACCTCGCGGGAGGTCATGGCGATCGTCGCCGGCCTCACCATCCAGGACGTGCGCGAGCGGCCGGTGGAGAAGCGCGGCAGCGCCGACGAGAAGCACGCCCGGTTCGTCGACCCGACCAGCGACTTCCTCACCCTGCTCAACCTCTGGAACTACCTGGAGGAGCAGCAGCGCGAGCTGTCCTCCAGCGCGTTCCGGAGGCTGTGCAAGGCCGAGTACCTCAACTTCCTGCGCGTGCGCGAGTGGCAGGACGTGTACCGGCAGCTGCGTCAGCTCGCCCGGCCGCTGGAGCTGACCATCGGCGAACCCTCGGTGAACCCGGACGGCATCCACCGGTCGCTGCTGGCCGGGCTGCTGTCGCACATCGGGCTCAAGGATGCGCGCGAGTCCGGCAACAAAGGATCGGCGCGCGGCCAACGGATGTCCGAGTACCTCGGCGCGCGGCAGACCCGGTTCGTGATCTTCCCCGGTTCGGCGCTCGCCAAGAAGCAGCCGAACGCGATCATGTCCGCGGAGCTTGTGGAGACCTCCCGGCTGTTCGCACGGATGAACGCGGCCATCGACCCGGCGTGGGCCGAGCCGATCGCCGGCGACCTCTGCAAGCGGCAGTACAGCGAGCCGCACTGGGAGAAGAACCAGGGCGCGGTCGTGGCTTACGAGCGGGTCACGCTGTTCGGCGTCCCGATCATCCCCCGCCGCCGCGTGCAGTTCGCCCGGATCGACCCCCAGCTGTCGCGGGAGCTGTTCATCCGGCACGCGCTCGTGGACGGCGAGTGGGACTCCCGGCAGGCGTTCGACCGGGCCAACCGGAAGCTCCTCGCCGAGCTGCGCGAGCTGGAGGAGCGCACCCGCCGGCGCGACATCCTCAACGACGACGAGGCCGTCTTCGAGTTCTACGACGCGCGCATCCCCGCCGACGTGGTCTCCACCCGGTCGTTCGAGGGCTGGTGGAAGAAGGCCAGGAACGAGACGCCCGACCTGCTGACCATGACCCCGGAGGCGCTGCTCGAGGACGACGCGGCCGGGATCGACGAGGAGGCCTTCCCGCCGGTCTGGCGGCAGGGCGACCAGCGGCTCACCCTCCGCTACCGCTTCGAGCCGGGCGCGGAGGACGACGGCGTCACCGTGCAGGTGCCGCTGCCGCTGCTGGCCGGGCTCGTGCCGGACGGCTTCGACTGGCAGGTGCCGGGCCTGCGCCAGGACCTCGTGACGGCCATGATCAAGTCGCTGCCGAAGGCCATCCGCCGTCAGGTCGTGCCCGCCGCCGACTGGGCGAAACGGCTGCTCGGCGAGCTCTCCTCCGCGGCCGGGATGGACGCGCACGACGGCCGCCGCCCCGCGGCCTCCCTCGCCGACACGCTCGCCGCGACCATCTCGCGGCAGACCGGCTCGCGGGTGACGGGCGCGGACTTCGATCTGGAGCGGCTGCCCGCCCACCTGCGCCCGACCTTCCAGGTGATCGGCGAGCGCGGCCGCCCGCTCGCGAGAGGCAAGGACCTGATGGCGCTGCAGGAGCGGCTGCGTTCGCGCGCCCGCGACTCCGTCGCGCGCGTCGCGGAGGCGCGCCAGCCGGACGCGATCGAGCGTTCGGGCCTCACCAGCTGGGATCTGGACGAGCTGCCCCGCCACCTCGACACCACGCAGAAGGGTCCGGGCGGCACGGTCAACACCATCCGCGCCTACCCCGCACTGGTCGACGACGGTGCGAGCGTCAGCATCCGGTTGATGTCGACGCCGGCCGAGCAGGCGCGGGCGCTGCCGGGCGGCGTCCGGAGGCTGCTGCTGGCGAGCATCCCGTCGCCGGTCGCGTACGTGCAGCAGCACCTGACGGCGAACGAGAAGCTGACGCTCGCCGCGAGCCCCTACCCGAACACCAAGGCGCTCTTCGACGACTGCCTGCTCGCGGTGATCGACTCGGTGCTGTACCGGATGAAGCCGGACGGCCAGCTCTTCATGCGGGCCGAGTTCGAGGCGGTCCGGGACCGGGTGTCCGGCGTCGTGATGGACTCGATGTTCGAGACGGTCGCGCTCGTCACCCGCATCCTCACCGCGGCGCGGGCGGCCGAGAAGGCGATCGGCGGGACGACGTCACTGACGTACCTGTCGGCGCTCAACGACGCGAAGACGCAGCTCGGCGGCCTTGTCTGGGCCGACAAGAGCGCTGGGCCCGGCTTCGTGTCGGCGACCGGGCTGGAGCAGCTGAAGCACCTCCCCCGCTACCTGAACGGGATCACCCAGCGCATGCAGGCGCTCCCGACCAACCCCGGCCGCGACCGCGCCTGGCAGACCCAGGTCGAGACCGCGACCGCGCTCTACACGGAGGCCGGCGGCCGCATCCCGCCCGCCCCGCACTCCCCCGAGAACCTCGTGCACGCCCGCTGGATGCTGGAGGAGTTCCGCGTCTCCCTCTTCGCCCAGTCCCTCGGCACCGCCGAGACCGTCTCCCTCCAACGCATCCGCAAAGTCCTCGGGTCTCCCTGA
- a CDS encoding transcriptional regulator, whose amino-acid sequence MDELDPVIHAAARLKITATLATVAEGGSMSFPRLQELLDLTAGNLATHLRKLEDAGYVEVEKSHRGRVPVTYLALTTTGRRAFEDYTAALRSILGA is encoded by the coding sequence GTGGACGAGCTCGACCCGGTCATCCACGCCGCCGCCCGCCTCAAGATCACCGCGACCCTGGCGACCGTCGCGGAGGGCGGCAGCATGTCGTTCCCGCGCCTCCAGGAGCTGCTCGACCTCACCGCGGGCAACCTCGCCACGCACCTGCGCAAGCTGGAGGACGCCGGGTACGTCGAGGTCGAGAAGTCGCACCGCGGGCGTGTCCCCGTCACCTATCTCGCCCTCACCACGACGGGGCGCCGGGCGTTCGAGGACTACACGGCGGCGCTGCGGTCGATCCTGGGGGCGTGA
- a CDS encoding long-chain-fatty-acid--CoA ligase, which yields MPHGYATMSVASILAETAHRMPDNVALIFNGQEIAYRDLWDQTRRYAGALRDLGVGPGDRVALMIPNVPDFPRAYYAVLALGAVVVPIHALLKATEIEYVLRDSGSKLLICAAPLLGEGAKGAALAGIDTLSVLVPDDMVEQLPFPRLEDAAAGAEPIDSYVPRDPVDTATILYTSGTTGKPKGAEGCHFALVEQVNVLLSGTFDFLPTDRVLGCLPLFHTFGQTCVMNMGFRAGAAIVLVPKFDGATALQLLNAHACTIMTGVPTMYIALLEAAKTNPERPPLRYGLSGGAAIPVAVIERMKEVYGIDIHEGYGLTETSPVASFNHRGKPTRVGTVGQPIWGVDVEIADPEVDHAIHLLPRGELGEIVIRGHNLMKGYLNLPEANAEAVVDGWFRTGDLGTKSDDDYITIVDRKKDMIVRNGYNVYPREVEEALSTHPAVALVAVFGVAHETHGQEIMAAVTLMPGSEATGEELVAFAQERVAAYKFPRRVEILEVLPLGPSGKVLKRELVARYEAQTPVG from the coding sequence ATGCCTCACGGCTACGCCACCATGTCCGTCGCCAGCATCCTGGCCGAGACCGCGCACCGGATGCCCGACAACGTGGCGTTGATCTTCAACGGCCAGGAGATCGCCTACCGCGACCTCTGGGATCAGACCCGCCGCTATGCGGGCGCGCTGCGCGACCTCGGGGTCGGGCCGGGGGACCGGGTTGCCCTGATGATCCCGAACGTGCCCGACTTCCCACGGGCCTACTACGCGGTGCTCGCCCTCGGCGCTGTCGTGGTCCCCATCCACGCCCTGCTCAAGGCGACGGAGATCGAGTACGTCCTGCGCGACTCCGGGTCGAAGCTGCTGATCTGCGCCGCGCCGTTGCTCGGCGAGGGCGCGAAAGGCGCGGCGCTGGCCGGCATCGACACGCTCTCGGTGCTGGTGCCCGACGACATGGTGGAGCAGCTCCCGTTCCCGCGCCTGGAGGATGCCGCGGCCGGCGCCGAGCCGATCGACAGCTACGTGCCGCGCGACCCGGTGGACACCGCGACCATCCTCTACACGAGCGGCACGACCGGCAAGCCGAAGGGCGCGGAGGGCTGCCACTTCGCTCTGGTCGAGCAGGTGAACGTCCTGCTCTCCGGCACCTTCGACTTCCTGCCGACCGACCGCGTGCTCGGCTGCCTCCCGCTCTTCCACACCTTCGGCCAGACCTGCGTGATGAACATGGGGTTCCGCGCCGGCGCGGCCATCGTGCTGGTGCCGAAGTTCGACGGGGCGACCGCGCTCCAACTGCTCAACGCGCACGCCTGCACCATCATGACCGGCGTGCCGACCATGTACATCGCGCTGCTGGAGGCGGCCAAGACGAATCCGGAGCGGCCGCCGCTGAGGTACGGACTGAGCGGCGGCGCCGCGATCCCGGTGGCGGTGATCGAACGGATGAAGGAGGTCTACGGCATCGACATCCACGAGGGCTACGGCCTGACCGAGACCTCGCCGGTCGCCTCCTTCAACCACCGCGGCAAGCCGACCAGAGTCGGCACCGTCGGCCAGCCGATCTGGGGCGTCGACGTGGAGATCGCCGACCCGGAGGTGGACCACGCCATCCATTTACTGCCGCGCGGCGAGCTCGGCGAGATCGTCATCCGCGGCCACAACCTGATGAAGGGCTACCTCAACCTCCCCGAGGCGAACGCGGAGGCGGTCGTGGACGGCTGGTTCCGCACCGGCGACCTCGGCACCAAGAGCGACGACGACTACATCACGATCGTGGACCGCAAGAAGGACATGATCGTCCGCAACGGCTACAACGTGTACCCGCGCGAGGTGGAGGAGGCGCTCTCGACGCATCCGGCCGTCGCGCTGGTGGCCGTCTTCGGCGTCGCGCACGAGACGCACGGCCAGGAGATCATGGCGGCGGTCACGCTGATGCCGGGCTCCGAGGCGACAGGGGAGGAGCTGGTCGCCTTCGCGCAGGAGCGCGTGGCGGCCTACAAGTTCCCGCGCCGGGTGGAGATCCTGGAGGTGCTCCCGCTCGGCCCCAGCGGCAAGGTCCTCAAGCGCGAGCTGGTCGCCCGCTACGAGGCGCAGACACCGGTGGGGTGA
- a CDS encoding DUF3800 domain-containing protein, whose product MLIAYLDEFGHVGPYVSPQHKKFFHNPIFGYAGIVVPSTSVRAFGAKFERSKEREFRAEIHESGKHPRRWEKKGSEIFTTGSHVRYPQRVDLIDDLADYLVRRGGRIFFSGEVKPVGSPAESGQTAAVTTRKALTEAVRRLCEYADARDEDLLVLLDEGGPLPREEAITAMAQFIYSSSAPHMKRVLEVPMQLESHRYGAVQFADWICAALTRAVHFHFTPSAEFSWAPNVIAQLVVNRSTSQSQIWVPTTRDRVKDVGLAHARKWANRPSTSERVVRSPRLTHRVRDAVG is encoded by the coding sequence TTGCTCATCGCGTATCTGGACGAATTCGGCCATGTCGGTCCCTACGTCTCACCGCAACACAAGAAGTTCTTTCACAATCCGATATTCGGTTACGCCGGTATCGTCGTGCCCTCTACGTCGGTGCGGGCCTTCGGGGCGAAGTTCGAACGCTCGAAGGAACGGGAGTTTCGAGCGGAGATCCACGAATCCGGAAAGCACCCTAGGCGGTGGGAGAAGAAGGGCTCCGAGATATTCACGACCGGAAGCCATGTCCGATATCCGCAACGAGTCGACCTCATCGACGACCTCGCGGACTACCTCGTCCGTCGGGGCGGCAGGATCTTCTTCTCCGGCGAGGTGAAGCCGGTCGGCAGCCCTGCGGAATCCGGTCAGACCGCCGCCGTAACGACCAGAAAGGCGCTGACGGAAGCCGTTCGCCGCCTCTGCGAGTACGCCGACGCACGCGACGAGGACCTGCTTGTGCTGCTCGATGAAGGTGGCCCCCTGCCGCGCGAGGAAGCGATCACCGCTATGGCGCAGTTCATCTACTCGTCATCCGCACCGCACATGAAACGCGTCCTCGAGGTCCCGATGCAGCTGGAGAGCCACCGCTACGGCGCTGTACAGTTCGCTGACTGGATCTGCGCGGCGCTCACCCGGGCCGTGCATTTCCATTTCACGCCATCCGCGGAGTTCTCCTGGGCCCCGAATGTCATCGCCCAGTTGGTAGTGAACCGGTCGACGTCCCAGTCGCAGATCTGGGTGCCGACCACCCGCGACCGCGTGAAGGATGTCGGGCTGGCTCATGCTCGCAAATGGGCGAATCGACCCTCGACAAGCGAACGAGTCGTGCGATCCCCTCGCCTCACTCACCGGGTCAGGGACGCCGTCGGGTGA
- a CDS encoding aldo/keto reductase, with product MVAHANTPLLTLNNGTTIPQLGFGVFKVDPAETTRIVTDALEVGYRHIDTAAIYGNEEGVGAAIASSGIPRDELFVTTKLWNDRQTDAEAAFDESLAKLGLDYVDLYLIHWPTPQKDTYVEAWRSLEKIYATGRAKAIGVSNFLVPHLEKLLANTEIVPAVNQIELHPAHQQPEVTAFAREHGIHIEAWGPLGQGKYPLFEAPEVTAPAAAHGKTPAQVVIRWHLQTGNIVFPKSNRRERMAENFDVFDFELTDSEVAAITAMEREGRVSAHPDEVN from the coding sequence ATGGTTGCACACGCAAATACTCCGCTCCTCACCCTGAACAACGGCACCACCATCCCGCAGCTCGGCTTCGGCGTCTTCAAGGTCGACCCGGCCGAGACGACGCGCATCGTCACCGACGCGCTCGAGGTCGGCTACCGCCACATCGACACCGCCGCCATCTACGGCAACGAGGAGGGCGTGGGCGCCGCGATCGCCTCCTCCGGCATCCCGCGCGACGAGCTGTTCGTCACGACGAAGCTCTGGAACGACCGCCAGACCGACGCCGAGGCCGCGTTCGACGAGTCGCTCGCCAAGCTCGGCCTCGACTACGTGGACCTCTACCTCATCCACTGGCCGACGCCGCAGAAGGACACCTACGTCGAGGCGTGGCGCTCGCTGGAGAAGATCTACGCGACCGGCCGCGCCAAGGCGATCGGCGTGTCCAACTTCCTGGTCCCGCACCTGGAGAAGCTGCTTGCCAACACGGAGATCGTGCCCGCCGTCAACCAGATCGAGCTGCACCCGGCGCACCAGCAGCCGGAGGTGACCGCGTTCGCCCGCGAGCACGGCATCCACATCGAGGCCTGGGGCCCGCTCGGGCAGGGCAAGTACCCACTGTTCGAGGCCCCGGAGGTCACCGCCCCGGCGGCAGCGCACGGCAAGACCCCGGCGCAGGTCGTCATCCGCTGGCACCTGCAGACTGGCAACATCGTCTTCCCCAAGTCCAACCGCCGCGAGCGGATGGCCGAGAACTTCGACGTCTTCGACTTCGAGCTGACGGACTCCGAGGTCGCCGCCATCACGGCCATGGAGCGCGAGGGCCGCGTGAGCGCGCACCCGGACGAGGTCAACTGA
- a CDS encoding thioredoxin domain-containing protein, which yields MTNRLAGAISPYLRAHAENPVDWYPWGPEAFAEARRRDVPVIVSIGYATCHWCHVMARESFSDPAVAALMNERFVAIKVDREEHPEVDSAYLSAASAFTDGLGWPLTVFATSAGRAFYAGTYFPPVAMGGRPSFTQILDAVADAWTQRRDEVETDAGKVGEALAAAAARATTVSELPDGRSLDAAAGVLAETEDPEFGGFGDAPKFPVAPVLGFLLERPAGRELAHRTLRRMADSPLRDPVDGGFFRYATRRDWSDPHYERMLYDNAQLLGAYATAWAQTGEEWAERTADGVAAFLLGVLRRPGGGFASAQDSESEIDGARVEGGYYRAPAEERARLRPPAIDEKVLTGWNGFAIGALARAGRILDRPAWIAAAGEAARSVLAAHRRADGTLGRASVDGRVSDAAATLEDYGGLAGGLLELALATGDAAVATEARDLVDLCLEAAGTGHDTGTGHDTGTGHGTGAGGDDCPFGVPGGGDPLLAAAGLAVQVDPSEGAYPSGLTATASAAHTLFLMTASRRYERAAREAMRLIAGPAVSVPSAFGAALALMSRLEGEAQQLVVVRDPAAGVGADDPEGLISAARRHPADLVALVDAPQGEALAAAGFELFAARGTRDGLPTAYLCRDFVCRRPVTSPAGL from the coding sequence ATGACGAACCGGCTGGCTGGCGCGATCAGCCCGTACCTGCGCGCGCACGCCGAGAACCCGGTCGACTGGTACCCGTGGGGACCGGAGGCCTTCGCCGAGGCGCGGCGCCGCGACGTGCCGGTGATCGTCTCCATCGGCTACGCGACCTGCCACTGGTGCCATGTGATGGCCAGGGAGAGCTTCAGCGACCCCGCCGTCGCCGCCCTCATGAACGAGCGGTTCGTCGCGATCAAGGTCGACCGCGAGGAGCACCCGGAGGTCGACTCCGCCTACCTGTCCGCCGCGAGCGCGTTCACCGACGGGCTCGGCTGGCCGCTGACCGTCTTCGCCACGTCGGCGGGCCGCGCGTTCTACGCCGGCACCTACTTCCCTCCCGTGGCGATGGGAGGCCGCCCGTCGTTCACGCAGATCCTCGACGCCGTCGCCGACGCCTGGACGCAGCGGCGCGACGAGGTGGAGACCGACGCCGGCAAGGTGGGGGAGGCGCTCGCCGCGGCCGCCGCACGTGCCACGACCGTCTCCGAGCTGCCGGACGGCCGCAGTCTCGACGCCGCGGCCGGAGTGCTGGCCGAGACCGAGGACCCGGAGTTCGGCGGGTTCGGCGACGCGCCCAAGTTCCCGGTCGCCCCTGTCCTCGGCTTCCTGCTCGAGCGTCCGGCGGGCCGGGAGCTCGCCCACCGGACGCTGCGGCGGATGGCCGACTCCCCGCTGCGCGATCCGGTCGACGGCGGCTTCTTCCGCTACGCGACCCGGCGCGACTGGAGCGACCCGCACTACGAGCGCATGCTGTACGACAACGCGCAGCTCCTCGGCGCGTACGCCACCGCCTGGGCGCAGACCGGCGAGGAGTGGGCGGAGCGCACCGCCGACGGCGTCGCCGCCTTCCTGCTCGGCGTGCTCCGCCGGCCGGGCGGCGGGTTCGCCTCCGCGCAGGACTCGGAGAGCGAGATCGACGGCGCCCGCGTCGAGGGCGGCTACTACCGGGCTCCCGCCGAGGAGCGCGCCCGGCTGCGGCCGCCGGCCATCGATGAGAAGGTGCTGACCGGCTGGAACGGCTTCGCGATCGGCGCGCTCGCCCGCGCGGGACGCATCCTCGACCGGCCGGCCTGGATCGCCGCGGCGGGCGAGGCGGCCCGCTCCGTCCTCGCCGCGCATCGCCGCGCCGACGGCACGCTCGGGCGCGCCTCGGTCGACGGGCGGGTGTCGGACGCCGCCGCCACGCTCGAGGATTACGGCGGGCTGGCGGGCGGCCTGCTGGAGCTGGCGCTGGCCACCGGTGACGCGGCGGTCGCGACCGAGGCCAGGGACCTCGTCGACCTGTGCCTGGAGGCCGCCGGAACCGGGCACGACACCGGAACCGGACACGACACCGGAACCGGACACGGCACCGGAGCGGGCGGGGACGACTGCCCGTTCGGCGTGCCGGGCGGCGGCGACCCGTTGCTCGCGGCGGCCGGCCTGGCGGTGCAGGTCGACCCGTCCGAGGGAGCGTACCCGTCCGGGCTCACCGCGACGGCCTCCGCCGCACACACCCTGTTCCTGATGACGGCGAGCCGACGCTACGAGCGCGCCGCCCGCGAGGCGATGCGGCTCATCGCCGGGCCGGCGGTGAGCGTCCCCAGCGCGTTCGGCGCCGCGCTGGCGCTGATGTCGCGGCTGGAGGGCGAAGCCCAGCAGCTCGTGGTGGTGCGCGATCCTGCCGCGGGCGTAGGCGCTGACGACCCCGAAGGCCTGATCTCTGCCGCCCGACGGCATCCCGCCGACCTGGTCGCCCTCGTGGACGCGCCGCAGGGCGAGGCCCTGGCCGCGGCGGGCTTCGAGCTCTTCGCCGCCCGCGGAACCCGCGACGGCCTGCCGACCGCCTACCTCTGCCGCGACTTCGTCTGCCGGCGCCCCGTCACATCGCCCGCGGGGCTCTGA
- a CDS encoding dihydrofolate reductase family protein: MGIVTADIAVSLDGFAAGPNQSLEHPLGEHGVERLHTWMFEYADAHAEEIAAITAAGAYVMGRNMFGPVRGDWPAEGDRFGDWRGWWGDDPPYHAPVFVLTHYEREPLTMAGGTRFEFVTDGIHAATDRARAAAGDADVAIAGGAETLNQALWAGIVDELRLHVAPLTLGAGERVFDRVPSLRLELLRSRVTPEVAHLTYRVLR, translated from the coding sequence ATGGGGATCGTCACCGCCGATATCGCCGTCTCGCTCGACGGGTTCGCCGCCGGGCCCAATCAGTCCCTGGAGCACCCGCTGGGCGAGCACGGGGTCGAACGGCTGCACACCTGGATGTTCGAGTACGCCGACGCGCACGCGGAGGAGATCGCCGCGATCACGGCCGCCGGCGCCTACGTGATGGGCCGCAACATGTTCGGCCCGGTGCGCGGCGACTGGCCGGCCGAGGGCGACCGGTTCGGCGACTGGCGCGGCTGGTGGGGAGACGACCCGCCGTACCACGCGCCGGTCTTCGTGCTCACCCACTACGAGAGGGAGCCGCTCACGATGGCGGGCGGCACGCGCTTCGAGTTCGTGACCGACGGCATCCACGCGGCCACCGACCGGGCCCGCGCCGCCGCCGGGGACGCGGATGTCGCGATCGCGGGCGGAGCGGAGACGCTGAACCAGGCGCTCTGGGCGGGCATCGTGGACGAGCTGCGGCTGCACGTGGCGCCGCTCACCCTCGGGGCCGGCGAGCGCGTGTTCGACCGCGTGCCGTCGCTCCGGCTGGAGCTGCTGCGGTCGCGGGTCACGCCGGAGGTCGCGCACCTGACCTACCGGGTGCTCCGCTGA
- a CDS encoding aminodeoxychorismate lyase has protein sequence MTRATLLTITVPTGEPADGDPGFALADFDAAQVRITDLGITRGDGVFETIAVIDGHPQALGPHLMRLAHSAELLDLPVPAEHVWHEAVLAGIADYRSRNGDGGELFAKLIYTRGVEGAGYPSGWIFVDEGEDFTQQRLGISVVALDRGLRHDVAETSPWLLAGAKSLSYAVNRAAQREAARRGADDVIFISSDGYALEGPTSNVIVLADGVVRTPQTDQGILAGTTQAAVFAFFEARGYATEYRHITAEELEAADALWLVSSVRQAAPITHLDGREYPVDAALTAELNEYLLSRTH, from the coding sequence ATGACCCGCGCGACGCTGCTGACCATCACCGTGCCCACCGGAGAGCCCGCCGACGGCGACCCGGGCTTCGCCCTCGCCGACTTCGACGCCGCGCAGGTGCGCATCACCGACCTCGGCATCACGCGCGGCGACGGCGTGTTCGAGACCATCGCCGTGATCGACGGCCACCCGCAGGCGCTCGGCCCGCACCTCATGCGGCTCGCGCACTCCGCCGAGCTCCTCGACCTCCCCGTCCCCGCGGAGCACGTCTGGCACGAGGCCGTCCTCGCCGGCATCGCCGACTACCGGTCGCGCAACGGCGACGGCGGCGAGCTGTTCGCCAAGCTGATCTACACCCGCGGGGTGGAGGGCGCCGGGTATCCCAGCGGCTGGATCTTCGTGGACGAGGGCGAGGACTTCACGCAGCAGCGCCTCGGGATCTCCGTGGTCGCCCTCGATCGCGGCCTGCGGCACGACGTGGCCGAGACCTCGCCGTGGCTGCTGGCGGGTGCGAAGAGCCTCTCCTACGCCGTCAACCGCGCGGCCCAGCGGGAGGCCGCCCGGCGCGGCGCCGACGACGTGATCTTCATCAGCTCCGACGGCTACGCGCTGGAGGGGCCCACCTCCAACGTCATCGTGCTCGCCGACGGCGTCGTCCGCACGCCGCAGACGGACCAGGGCATCCTCGCCGGCACGACGCAGGCCGCCGTCTTCGCGTTCTTCGAGGCGCGCGGCTACGCAACGGAGTACCGCCACATCACCGCCGAGGAGCTGGAGGCCGCCGACGCGCTTTGGCTGGTCTCCAGCGTCCGGCAGGCCGCTCCGATCACGCACCTCGACGGCCGCGAGTACCCGGTGGACGCCGCGCTGACGGCCGAGCTGAACGAGTACCTGCTCTCGCGCACGCACTGA